The following coding sequences are from one Rathayibacter sp. VKM Ac-2760 window:
- a CDS encoding alternate-type signal peptide domain-containing protein yields the protein MKKTTKGAIAAGAAAVLLLGGAGTLAFWSDSAPIDAGAIDSGNLTLDVAAGTWADATPGTTTGTAFDPATDLIVPGDIIQYTTNATVTGIGKNLEATFSADLPAAAGTLAPYVDTELTVAGETDGGDSLVFDFEDGDSQTFPVIVTFTFDPGTQNLDGQNATLDLAEFQLLLAQTPNGVTP from the coding sequence ATGAAGAAGACGACCAAGGGCGCCATCGCGGCCGGTGCGGCCGCTGTACTGCTGCTCGGTGGCGCGGGCACGCTCGCGTTCTGGAGCGACTCGGCGCCGATCGACGCCGGCGCGATCGATTCCGGCAACCTGACTCTCGACGTGGCCGCGGGAACGTGGGCCGACGCGACGCCGGGCACCACCACGGGCACGGCCTTCGACCCCGCCACCGACCTCATCGTGCCGGGCGACATCATCCAGTACACGACCAACGCGACCGTCACCGGCATCGGCAAGAACCTCGAGGCGACGTTCTCGGCGGACCTGCCCGCCGCCGCGGGCACTCTCGCCCCATACGTCGACACCGAGCTCACCGTCGCCGGCGAGACCGACGGCGGCGACTCGCTCGTCTTCGACTTCGAGGACGGCGACAGCCAGACCTTCCCCGTGATCGTCACCTTCACCTTCGACCCCGGGACGCAGAACCTCGACGGGCAGAACGCGACCCTCGACCTCGCCGAGTTCCAGCTGCTGCTCGCGCAGACCCCCAACGGCGTCACGCCGTAG
- a CDS encoding WD40 repeat domain-containing protein yields the protein MSNNGGGQTDVLKALSDAAAARAALLARLTTKSLNGLFDRCASAIAEGNREALQALADPKGPEASALLSGDGGVFVDGVETSDAYRVLVAVTDLALTVLEPGDVDAAVTAALDLFDYHRVWSTEIDAQAPAFKAPPGTGAAASLVLALLETRRSRPSARFLQLLVISLSSGRPRRHGRACEIPVLFGSSTDQAGTAAHLKLERLEEGPAGLHPDPTRMTFLVTNDEFIAAVQAAWQSSSFFLEGSPCVVWSIIENDEAVIDPTGSSLGAAFAVALDDVALGRKRNIFPTRRTLDPTCAVTGRLEGEQILPVEGYSSKISAAALKNWRVIVPQSSLADAEHEGRKFEVRISGAPDVSSAVRQARTRSNPRFYIALLLVAILVIGVASGVWVARQWARDAEYAQLVQQVSARLASEAPERQLTDPRTGALQALASHRLSPGFASTSAMLQIAQQNAYTAATTQAHDTEIVGVASLGPAVVSLGTDRRLRSWDADALEPLDEIDLPAGGFDITAIPAASDGTVSTPGFLIIQESEGIVPIDVGADGALSARPRIALDSEPLTIAPGPQPGQFTTVDRGGIAVTFTQDGTEIDRVDIGALIGLGTGGVRLVAAAAGPTISFPGRGWDSGRLLLATDVKGVYVYHPSTREAVVTAPAGVVPEIVTDLITTDDRILIGTEAGIVDWNFQEERVEAYPFGGIAGRIDSLAVSTYESDLAVSSGSALTIIPLRGAASQANAVVAQQRSGLTTALSAVEREGAFVVGHSDGRLVLADATAALNQESAEGSNVVEFNPAGDLIQTVSSGTANEITGLRSIDVTSPTTEGGYRVLREFSGREWYQTPFYINDVDSTENLIAAGGLDQTGAGMILVWDARTAQPIKQLIVPGDTSNAEIESMVTRVRFADEGRMLVAFNVQSGDLTFWDTVTWLKVATKHVGEGVGGMEITPDGLTLVVNSWTGWDATRDLVLRFYDAQSGLERSTVDLDNSLKLSINSIDGRLAMLSADRTLEIRSPDGKTVERTQPLPAEVQDLAWSPDGQRLAAVMISGWVSVLDANSLVASVPPLRTVNGEETVYISWSPDSSLLGALTLQRVGTRIYNGETLLYQPDAETWTRQMCDIAGSDFTATEWRELISPEIRQIALCANNNGSSPTAPPVPSSAPTPAGPLRNLYEGVPALPLDRPKVMADSGSVEAVQVFADDLAAGSIDRIIQFCSEIHPDAARELYGSEAGRGAILQALSQAGMAAQNGLIWEGEYVSLTFNGRSRDFYQCPSVSIGGDTPKLLERDLAYLIDRVVARADGTPLSEEDEFEWDPLSCDDAPGGWRGEQAAPVSASTPALVIDAARALQGQELTVSLQTIGAERYYDISGDQGELVLRQKWHYVCFGDGAVS from the coding sequence ATGTCCAATAACGGCGGCGGTCAGACTGATGTACTGAAAGCTCTCAGCGATGCCGCAGCGGCTCGCGCTGCTCTCCTCGCTCGACTCACCACGAAATCGCTGAACGGTCTCTTCGACCGATGCGCCTCGGCCATCGCCGAAGGGAACCGCGAGGCGTTACAAGCGCTCGCGGACCCGAAGGGTCCCGAGGCCAGCGCGCTCCTCTCCGGCGACGGAGGCGTTTTCGTCGATGGTGTCGAGACGTCCGATGCCTACCGGGTCCTTGTCGCAGTCACCGACCTCGCCCTGACCGTGCTCGAGCCGGGGGACGTCGACGCTGCGGTCACTGCTGCTCTCGACCTCTTCGACTATCACCGGGTTTGGTCAACCGAGATCGACGCTCAAGCACCTGCGTTCAAGGCGCCGCCGGGAACCGGTGCCGCCGCATCGCTCGTTCTCGCCCTTCTCGAGACTCGGCGCAGCCGACCGTCAGCCCGGTTCCTCCAGCTACTCGTCATCTCGCTCTCCTCGGGAAGACCGCGTCGTCACGGCCGGGCATGTGAGATCCCCGTCCTGTTCGGATCCTCGACCGACCAGGCGGGCACAGCTGCGCACCTGAAACTGGAGCGGCTCGAGGAAGGACCAGCCGGACTGCATCCGGACCCGACCCGCATGACTTTCCTCGTCACGAATGACGAGTTCATTGCCGCAGTGCAGGCCGCATGGCAGTCATCGTCGTTCTTCTTGGAAGGTTCGCCCTGCGTCGTATGGTCGATCATCGAGAACGACGAAGCCGTAATCGACCCAACAGGCTCATCGCTAGGAGCCGCCTTCGCGGTCGCTCTCGACGACGTAGCTCTCGGACGAAAGCGCAACATCTTTCCGACCCGGAGAACTCTCGATCCCACGTGCGCAGTAACGGGACGACTCGAGGGCGAACAGATCCTCCCCGTGGAGGGCTACTCATCGAAGATCAGCGCCGCGGCGTTGAAAAACTGGCGGGTGATCGTCCCGCAGAGCTCGCTAGCCGACGCCGAACACGAGGGGAGAAAATTCGAGGTTCGCATTTCAGGTGCTCCCGATGTCTCTTCCGCTGTCCGGCAGGCACGAACCAGATCAAATCCGCGCTTCTACATCGCCCTCTTACTTGTCGCGATCCTCGTCATCGGAGTGGCGTCCGGAGTTTGGGTGGCGCGCCAATGGGCGAGGGACGCGGAGTACGCTCAATTAGTTCAACAGGTTTCGGCGCGGCTCGCATCTGAGGCTCCGGAGCGGCAGCTAACTGATCCTCGCACCGGTGCATTGCAAGCACTCGCCTCTCATCGCCTTTCTCCAGGCTTCGCCTCAACCTCTGCCATGCTGCAGATCGCGCAACAGAACGCTTACACCGCCGCCACCACCCAGGCGCATGACACCGAGATTGTCGGGGTGGCCTCTCTCGGCCCAGCGGTCGTGTCCCTCGGGACGGATCGTCGCCTGCGATCTTGGGATGCCGACGCGCTCGAACCCCTTGACGAAATCGATCTCCCAGCCGGCGGCTTTGACATCACAGCGATACCTGCCGCCTCAGACGGGACGGTCTCCACGCCAGGCTTCCTTATCATCCAGGAGTCGGAGGGGATCGTCCCGATTGACGTTGGGGCAGACGGGGCGCTGTCGGCCCGACCGCGGATCGCCCTTGACTCGGAGCCGCTCACAATCGCCCCAGGACCTCAGCCTGGCCAGTTCACCACTGTCGACCGCGGAGGAATAGCGGTCACCTTCACCCAAGACGGTACCGAGATTGACCGCGTCGACATTGGCGCTCTCATCGGCCTCGGCACCGGAGGAGTTCGCCTCGTCGCCGCCGCAGCCGGCCCGACGATTTCGTTCCCCGGACGGGGCTGGGATTCGGGCAGGCTACTGCTAGCCACCGACGTCAAAGGCGTCTATGTCTACCATCCCAGCACGAGGGAAGCGGTCGTCACTGCGCCAGCCGGAGTCGTGCCTGAGATTGTCACCGATTTGATCACCACGGACGACCGAATCCTTATCGGTACCGAGGCGGGCATCGTCGATTGGAACTTTCAGGAGGAACGCGTCGAAGCGTACCCGTTCGGGGGTATCGCCGGACGTATCGACAGCCTCGCCGTCTCGACCTACGAAAGCGATCTTGCAGTGTCGAGCGGCTCTGCTCTCACCATCATCCCTTTGCGCGGTGCCGCCTCACAGGCGAACGCCGTCGTTGCTCAACAGAGAAGCGGTCTTACGACGGCTCTGTCGGCCGTCGAACGCGAGGGGGCCTTCGTCGTGGGACACAGCGACGGCCGTCTCGTCCTCGCCGACGCGACTGCAGCGCTGAACCAGGAATCGGCGGAAGGCTCGAACGTCGTCGAATTCAACCCGGCGGGGGACCTCATCCAAACCGTCTCGAGCGGGACCGCCAACGAGATCACAGGGCTCCGTAGCATCGACGTCACAAGCCCGACCACCGAAGGGGGCTACCGAGTCCTGCGCGAGTTCAGCGGTAGAGAGTGGTATCAGACGCCCTTCTACATCAATGACGTCGATTCCACTGAAAACCTTATTGCTGCCGGAGGCCTCGACCAGACGGGCGCGGGAATGATTTTGGTGTGGGACGCCCGCACTGCGCAACCGATCAAGCAACTAATCGTCCCGGGCGACACGTCGAACGCCGAGATCGAATCAATGGTAACCCGTGTCCGATTCGCGGACGAAGGGCGCATGCTGGTCGCCTTCAATGTGCAGTCGGGCGACCTTACCTTCTGGGATACCGTTACCTGGCTCAAAGTAGCGACGAAACACGTCGGCGAAGGCGTTGGTGGAATGGAAATCACCCCCGACGGGCTAACGCTTGTCGTGAACAGTTGGACCGGGTGGGACGCGACCCGAGATCTCGTTTTGCGTTTCTACGACGCTCAATCCGGACTGGAGCGCTCGACGGTCGACCTCGACAACAGCCTCAAGCTCTCAATCAATTCAATCGACGGACGACTCGCGATGCTGAGCGCGGATCGGACTCTGGAGATCAGGTCGCCCGATGGCAAAACCGTTGAAAGAACTCAACCACTGCCTGCGGAGGTGCAGGACCTGGCCTGGAGTCCTGACGGCCAGCGGCTGGCCGCAGTCATGATTAGCGGCTGGGTCAGTGTTTTGGATGCCAACTCACTCGTAGCCTCGGTTCCACCGCTCAGAACGGTCAACGGAGAGGAAACCGTCTACATCAGTTGGTCTCCCGATAGCTCCCTCCTCGGCGCTCTAACACTGCAGCGAGTGGGCACCCGGATTTACAACGGAGAGACGCTGCTATACCAGCCCGACGCCGAAACCTGGACTCGCCAAATGTGCGACATCGCCGGATCTGACTTCACCGCGACCGAGTGGAGGGAACTCATCTCGCCAGAAATCCGGCAGATCGCACTGTGCGCGAACAACAACGGCTCGTCGCCAACGGCACCGCCGGTCCCGAGCTCCGCGCCTACCCCGGCCGGGCCGCTGCGCAATCTATATGAAGGAGTTCCTGCGCTGCCGCTTGATAGGCCAAAAGTGATGGCCGACTCTGGCTCAGTAGAAGCCGTGCAAGTCTTCGCGGACGACCTCGCGGCGGGCTCCATCGATCGAATCATCCAGTTCTGTTCGGAGATACACCCAGACGCGGCGCGGGAGCTCTATGGATCCGAAGCCGGACGGGGCGCAATTCTCCAAGCTCTCTCCCAGGCCGGAATGGCGGCACAGAACGGTCTGATCTGGGAAGGAGAGTATGTCTCGCTTACCTTCAATGGCAGAAGCCGAGACTTCTATCAATGTCCATCGGTATCAATTGGTGGGGATACACCGAAGCTGCTCGAGCGCGATCTCGCCTATTTAATTGATAGAGTGGTCGCCCGCGCCGACGGGACGCCGCTCAGCGAAGAGGACGAGTTCGAGTGGGATCCGCTGTCTTGCGACGACGCCCCGGGAGGATGGCGCGGGGAGCAGGCCGCCCCCGTCTCCGCATCCACTCCCGCCCTCGTTATTGACGCCGCACGTGCCCTGCAAGGGCAAGAACTCACTGTCTCCCTCCAAACTATCGGAGCGGAGCGGTACTACGACATCAGCGGAGACCAAGGTGAGCTCGTTCTCCGCCAAAAGTGGCACTACGTGTGCTTCGGCGATGGGGCGGTCAGTTAG
- a CDS encoding SipW-dependent-type signal peptide-containing protein gives MPSRLSAVALGTAAVLTLALAGIGTAAYWSDSETVPGSTLRSGSLDLLAGSAATQVQDHVFTALDARNAGPGSVAQAPLTLRNAGTEDLRYRLDSTVVTPTAAASAFTTAATLVSSAATCPATGTPAGLALVTTAPLGSATSAYRNLQKGSSEVWCIRVTLSPSAPQATLQSTSTGIVFRFRAEQL, from the coding sequence ATGCCCTCTCGGCTCTCCGCCGTCGCTCTCGGTACGGCGGCCGTGCTCACCCTCGCTCTCGCGGGGATCGGCACGGCCGCCTACTGGAGCGACTCGGAGACCGTTCCGGGCAGCACGCTCCGCTCCGGCAGCCTCGATCTGCTGGCCGGATCGGCCGCCACGCAGGTGCAGGACCACGTCTTCACCGCCCTCGATGCGAGGAACGCGGGGCCGGGCAGCGTCGCCCAGGCACCGCTCACGCTCCGCAACGCGGGTACCGAGGACCTGCGCTACCGGCTGGACAGCACCGTCGTGACGCCGACGGCCGCGGCCTCCGCGTTCACCACCGCCGCGACCCTCGTGTCGTCGGCGGCCACGTGCCCGGCGACCGGCACTCCCGCCGGCCTCGCGCTCGTGACCACCGCGCCGCTCGGCTCGGCGACCTCGGCGTACCGGAATCTGCAGAAGGGGAGCAGCGAGGTGTGGTGCATCCGCGTGACCCTGTCGCCGTCGGCCCCGCAGGCCACCCTGCAGAGCACCAGCACCGGCATCGTGTTCCGCTTCCGGGCGGAGCAGCTGTGA
- a CDS encoding signal peptidase I: MSAPASVEAAAGRHAAVSSRAPRLKEDGALVWAGRVFSWLALFVTVGVLLATVVVPRVTGATAYTVLTGSMRPGLPPGELVVMRPVPADSIGVGTVITYQLVSGESAVVTHRVIATAENARGERTFVTQGDANNVADQEPVREVQVRGALWYHLPWLGYLNSALTGPQRGIATIVAVSLLGGYALVMFGGAVLDRRRKSRRAS, encoded by the coding sequence GTGAGCGCCCCCGCGAGCGTCGAGGCCGCGGCGGGGCGGCACGCCGCCGTGAGCTCCAGGGCTCCCCGTCTCAAGGAGGACGGCGCCCTGGTCTGGGCGGGCCGGGTGTTCTCCTGGCTGGCGCTGTTCGTGACTGTGGGCGTGCTGCTGGCGACGGTGGTGGTGCCCCGCGTGACCGGGGCGACCGCCTACACCGTCCTCACGGGCTCCATGCGGCCGGGGCTGCCGCCGGGCGAGCTCGTGGTGATGCGGCCCGTGCCCGCCGACTCGATCGGCGTCGGCACGGTGATCACCTACCAGCTCGTGTCGGGCGAGAGCGCCGTGGTGACGCACCGCGTGATCGCCACGGCCGAGAACGCGCGGGGCGAGCGCACCTTCGTCACGCAGGGCGACGCCAACAATGTGGCCGACCAGGAGCCGGTGCGCGAGGTGCAGGTGCGCGGCGCCCTCTGGTACCACCTGCCGTGGCTCGGCTACCTCAACAGCGCGCTCACCGGACCGCAGCGCGGCATCGCGACGATCGTCGCCGTGAGCCTCCTCGGCGGGTACGCCCTCGTGATGTTCGGCGGCGCCGTGCTCGACCGGCGCCGGAAGTCGAGGAGGGCCTCGTGA
- a CDS encoding TasA family protein, giving the protein MSRPELPPSTSASPRSRHAAARRPSRFRSRSVQVRALLSVGILLGGGGVATLAAWSDNATATSTFSTGNVDLRLNTMDTITIPAWSNLRPGSTQAVAIAVSNTGTLPVTYTVVGAGTGTLGPALTAAVYTGGTPSNPAGGTTSSCSGTAITGTGATAPPLVGTIIGTGRPLAGATTTPPVTPSETLCVLFTLPTNAASSLQSQSTNITLTFTATTT; this is encoded by the coding sequence ATGTCCCGTCCTGAACTCCCGCCGAGCACCTCGGCCTCGCCGCGCTCCCGCCACGCCGCGGCACGCCGCCCGAGTCGCTTCCGTTCGCGCAGCGTCCAGGTGCGCGCGCTGCTCTCCGTCGGCATCCTGCTCGGCGGCGGCGGCGTCGCGACCCTCGCGGCCTGGTCGGACAACGCGACGGCCACCAGCACGTTCAGCACGGGCAACGTCGACCTCAGGCTCAACACCATGGACACCATCACCATCCCCGCCTGGTCCAACCTGCGCCCCGGCAGCACGCAGGCGGTGGCGATCGCGGTGAGCAACACCGGCACGCTCCCCGTGACCTACACCGTCGTGGGCGCCGGCACCGGCACGCTCGGCCCCGCGCTCACCGCCGCCGTCTACACCGGCGGCACGCCCTCGAACCCCGCCGGCGGCACCACCTCCTCCTGCAGCGGCACCGCGATCACCGGCACTGGCGCGACGGCGCCCCCCTTGGTGGGGACCATCATCGGCACGGGCCGCCCGCTGGCCGGCGCCACCACCACCCCGCCCGTGACCCCGTCGGAGACGCTCTGCGTGCTCTTCACCCTGCCCACCAACGCCGCGTCCAGCCTCCAGTCGCAGAGCACGAACATCACCCTCACCTTCACCGCGACCACCACCTGA
- a CDS encoding DUF262 domain-containing protein, translating to MTNEDFLSQSGSTTTTWDIPTLVKYAITGRVRVPQFQRSFVWDAQDVRKLFDSIYRGFPIGTLLLWQQALPASVARFGPLSLDVPAHSDAYWVIDGQQRLTSLVVALASEPAIQDDRFDVYFDLSRRRFVGPVRGARPPRSIPVRETLESRRLLTWLRANGEDFSEEDLEMADRLGGAIRDYRVPAYLVAEADEKVLREVFDRVNSSGKPISRAQVFHALFTRESDDSSPRTVVENLQAAGFGRIEESRVIQSLLAIRGGDVQRDLHDEFSSNEDPTEWYDHTEQSLFRVIEFIKSCGIPHALLLPLTLPIPILAAFFHLHPEPDTWTKKLLARWLWRGLISGFGRESGQTPALRRGVRTVNPIKGDQSAAPGEFGAVKQLLDILPTMQASSLPTTPFITKTSSARFILLSLLTLRPLTPNAEALDTAESLDRSGFQSVGQLIPGSRSDAANRGFWAPEWPQLNGQEEPMILHSHAVSDLASSYLRDKNYDQFRVARRAEIDRLSKTFMERKIEDGALTRPPLDALIVGDEDE from the coding sequence ATGACAAATGAGGACTTTCTTAGCCAATCGGGGTCGACTACAACCACTTGGGACATTCCGACTCTTGTAAAGTACGCGATAACGGGGCGAGTTCGCGTGCCACAGTTTCAGCGGTCTTTCGTGTGGGATGCTCAGGATGTACGCAAGCTCTTCGATTCCATTTATCGCGGCTTTCCGATAGGTACTCTTCTGCTGTGGCAACAGGCACTACCGGCATCAGTCGCGCGCTTCGGACCGCTCAGCCTCGATGTGCCAGCTCATTCCGATGCTTACTGGGTCATCGATGGTCAGCAACGCCTTACGTCGCTAGTTGTCGCACTTGCATCAGAACCCGCGATCCAAGACGATCGCTTTGACGTCTACTTCGACCTATCCCGACGACGCTTTGTAGGACCGGTTCGGGGTGCGCGTCCTCCGCGATCGATTCCTGTACGCGAAACCCTCGAATCTCGACGACTCCTAACTTGGCTTCGTGCAAATGGAGAGGATTTTAGCGAGGAAGACCTCGAGATGGCTGACCGCCTCGGAGGAGCAATCCGAGATTATAGGGTCCCTGCCTATCTGGTTGCCGAAGCTGACGAGAAGGTTCTACGAGAAGTCTTTGATCGCGTCAATAGCAGCGGTAAGCCCATATCGCGAGCACAAGTCTTTCACGCTCTATTCACTCGAGAATCAGACGACTCTAGCCCACGAACGGTTGTCGAGAACCTTCAAGCCGCCGGCTTTGGCCGAATCGAAGAAAGCCGAGTAATTCAAAGCCTTCTTGCCATACGAGGCGGCGATGTTCAACGCGATCTGCACGACGAATTTAGTTCAAACGAAGATCCGACGGAATGGTACGACCACACAGAACAGTCTCTATTTCGCGTCATTGAATTTATCAAGTCATGTGGCATCCCGCACGCCCTCCTGCTTCCACTTACGCTACCCATTCCCATTCTCGCTGCGTTCTTCCACCTCCATCCTGAGCCGGACACCTGGACAAAAAAGCTTCTAGCCCGCTGGCTTTGGCGGGGACTAATATCAGGGTTTGGTCGAGAGAGTGGTCAAACGCCAGCATTGCGACGAGGGGTGCGAACGGTCAATCCCATTAAGGGAGATCAAAGCGCTGCTCCAGGCGAGTTTGGCGCGGTGAAACAACTGCTCGATATACTGCCGACGATGCAAGCATCCTCTCTACCAACTACTCCCTTCATCACGAAAACGTCGAGCGCGCGATTTATTCTTCTGTCACTCCTTACGCTTCGCCCCCTCACCCCAAATGCGGAGGCGCTCGATACGGCAGAATCGCTTGACCGATCGGGCTTTCAGAGTGTAGGTCAGCTTATCCCGGGAAGTCGATCTGACGCAGCAAATCGTGGTTTCTGGGCGCCAGAGTGGCCTCAACTTAATGGGCAGGAGGAGCCTATGATTCTGCATTCGCACGCTGTGTCAGATCTCGCGTCCTCATATCTCCGTGACAAGAATTATGATCAATTTCGTGTTGCACGAAGGGCAGAGATAGACCGTCTTTCAAAGACGTTTATGGAGAGAAAGATCGAGGACGGCGCTCTGACTCGCCCTCCCCTAGATGCGTTGATCGTGGGCGATGAAGATGAATAA
- a CDS encoding DNA cytosine methyltransferase encodes MAADDEIVDGEYGQLALEAPPGQNYLWHTARYGGRDRFEWRSRYWNFLLRLDPTRPQAQSGSWVEPFHWKNVDLGNGTERARRLRVGEMLRLMSFPDDFELVGTRADARRQLGNAVPIELGKAVSGAPLAQLGHIKSFTRQVLFA; translated from the coding sequence ATGGCTGCCGATGACGAGATTGTCGACGGCGAATACGGCCAACTCGCCCTGGAAGCGCCGCCGGGGCAGAACTACCTGTGGCACACCGCCCGGTACGGCGGCCGGGATCGGTTCGAGTGGCGTAGCCGCTACTGGAACTTTCTGCTGCGCCTGGATCCCACCAGGCCCCAGGCTCAATCAGGCTCCTGGGTCGAACCCTTTCATTGGAAAAATGTGGACTTGGGCAACGGGACCGAGCGTGCACGCCGACTGCGCGTCGGCGAGATGCTTCGGCTGATGTCGTTCCCCGACGACTTCGAACTCGTCGGCACTAGAGCGGACGCGCGGCGCCAACTCGGCAATGCCGTACCCATCGAACTCGGCAAGGCTGTCTCGGGCGCGCCTCTGGCTCAACTCGGGCATATTAAAAGCTTCACCCGACAGGTTCTTTTCGCCTGA
- a CDS encoding type II toxin-antitoxin system HipA family toxin, whose translation MSHSLLIQLQSPSSMWIDVGVLTNEQEFSRFRSLESYWDVASRPVLGQQFEEHEPNWQPGARVALPSWFSHLLPEGRLRNAVAQAADVNIRREFKLLGRLGLDDLPGGIRAVKLNSTDPNDHAVNLDEHDDASADEPLLKFSLAGAQMKLSVKATDRGLTIPVSGQAGDFIMKLPDSRAEYENVPEAEFAAMELARSAGINTAETKLADARTVENIGKLGAVPEASLLIRRFDRGTDGSRVHYEELAQVMWISTTAVDAKYRKANFETVANYTAALCGVEAVLEVIDRIVLNVIIGNGDAHLKNWAYIYPDGTTSSLSPAYDIVPTVLFIPGDNLGLNLDGQKDFRAVTARSFEKLGSVTGLGAVQARARALEAVERVLSGWTAIKDLLKNEHWQRLNERLPTLSLLKS comes from the coding sequence ATGTCTCACTCCCTCCTTATTCAACTTCAGTCGCCGTCGTCTATGTGGATCGATGTTGGTGTGCTAACTAACGAACAAGAATTTAGCCGGTTTCGATCACTTGAGTCCTACTGGGACGTCGCGTCGCGTCCTGTGCTTGGACAGCAATTTGAGGAGCACGAGCCGAACTGGCAACCGGGGGCTCGGGTAGCATTGCCAAGCTGGTTTTCGCACCTTCTGCCAGAGGGGCGTCTTCGCAATGCCGTCGCACAAGCGGCGGATGTAAATATCAGACGAGAGTTCAAGCTACTCGGACGCCTCGGCTTAGATGACTTGCCTGGTGGCATCCGAGCTGTGAAGCTGAACAGCACTGACCCTAACGATCACGCTGTCAATTTGGACGAGCATGACGATGCAAGCGCCGACGAGCCCCTTCTTAAGTTTAGCCTTGCTGGTGCTCAAATGAAGCTGTCGGTGAAAGCGACCGACCGTGGTCTCACGATTCCTGTCTCGGGGCAAGCTGGCGATTTCATCATGAAATTGCCGGATTCGCGGGCGGAATACGAAAATGTTCCGGAAGCCGAGTTCGCTGCCATGGAGCTAGCGAGAAGCGCTGGTATCAATACGGCGGAGACGAAACTGGCAGACGCTCGAACCGTGGAGAATATTGGCAAGCTTGGCGCTGTTCCCGAAGCGTCGTTACTCATTCGTCGGTTCGACCGAGGAACAGATGGCTCGAGAGTTCATTATGAAGAACTAGCTCAGGTCATGTGGATCTCAACCACTGCCGTCGATGCAAAATATCGCAAAGCAAATTTCGAAACGGTGGCAAATTACACAGCAGCGCTTTGTGGAGTTGAGGCGGTTTTAGAAGTCATCGATAGAATTGTCTTGAATGTCATAATTGGAAATGGAGATGCACATCTGAAGAACTGGGCATATATCTACCCTGATGGAACGACGTCAAGTCTGTCCCCGGCATACGACATAGTCCCAACGGTACTATTTATACCGGGAGATAACTTAGGTCTAAATCTCGATGGACAGAAGGACTTTCGGGCGGTTACGGCTCGGAGCTTTGAGAAACTTGGATCTGTCACCGGATTAGGTGCAGTTCAGGCGCGCGCTCGGGCCTTAGAGGCTGTTGAGCGGGTTCTATCGGGTTGGACCGCAATAAAAGACCTCTTGAAGAATGAACACTGGCAGAGGCTGAATGAGCGCCTACCCACTCTCTCGCTACTGAAGAGCTAA